The Streptomyces phaeolivaceus genome has a window encoding:
- a CDS encoding AAA family ATPase: protein MQAGEEDKAMNGAGTKWGPLSGPSAAHNEVAQLLRSWLDQVGCTVPALIDRFTPEHFGDGAPPRRTATYERLAGRGLTWEFIEAVVDVTTDNAALQERRLAEVRAPWDAACQRAVSRRELVDSHLALRALDLAEQLRQAEQREAALLAERDRMRQVARALLMICERIRQRVDDLRLAQARGQLAEGDSSVLAWKHRLQESEWLQVVAEMERDRAQRMLVEWSQYVADLSRSLLPGGRPGEPQPTIARASAPPALDLQDGELADVDRMLGLTGQEVEIAGEVLDGFSDEFAHQNGTGEGFLQSVRLVGGQHVGLSSLPIIRSLQKGVSFHSGITVLAGPNGSGKSAVLEALALLTHCRFSNGGLPHGLSSLSRVIAGGLEARWSTSREPESRLFVSYLGTSPEGSDALLEGMDGPNRLFLLDEPEAGLHPEASARQVQWMYERVEQGCQFVIATHSMTLASLSRARIIRFRPERPP, encoded by the coding sequence ATGCAGGCGGGGGAGGAAGACAAGGCGATGAACGGGGCGGGAACGAAATGGGGGCCGTTGTCAGGACCGAGTGCCGCGCACAACGAAGTGGCCCAGCTGTTGCGGTCGTGGCTCGACCAGGTCGGCTGCACCGTGCCCGCCTTGATCGACCGGTTTACCCCGGAGCACTTCGGCGACGGTGCCCCGCCGCGACGCACTGCAACTTATGAGCGCCTCGCGGGCAGGGGCCTGACGTGGGAATTCATCGAGGCCGTTGTGGATGTCACCACGGACAACGCCGCACTGCAGGAACGGCGTCTGGCCGAAGTCCGCGCCCCCTGGGACGCGGCCTGCCAGAGGGCGGTCTCTCGCCGCGAGCTGGTGGACAGCCATCTGGCGCTCCGGGCACTCGATCTCGCCGAGCAGCTGCGCCAGGCAGAGCAGCGTGAGGCAGCGCTGCTGGCGGAGCGGGACCGCATGCGGCAGGTGGCACGGGCCCTGCTGATGATCTGTGAGCGGATCCGGCAACGAGTGGATGATCTGAGGCTGGCTCAGGCCCGGGGACAGCTGGCAGAGGGAGATTCGTCGGTGCTGGCATGGAAGCACCGGCTGCAGGAGAGCGAGTGGCTACAGGTCGTTGCCGAGATGGAGCGGGACCGTGCCCAGCGCATGCTGGTGGAGTGGTCGCAGTACGTCGCCGATCTCAGCCGTTCCCTGCTGCCAGGAGGCCGCCCCGGCGAGCCGCAGCCGACCATCGCGAGGGCAAGTGCTCCGCCAGCTCTCGATCTTCAGGATGGTGAGCTTGCCGACGTCGACCGCATGTTGGGCCTGACGGGGCAAGAGGTCGAGATTGCGGGAGAGGTCCTCGACGGCTTCTCCGACGAGTTCGCCCACCAGAACGGCACAGGGGAGGGATTCCTGCAGTCGGTGCGGCTGGTCGGCGGGCAGCACGTTGGGCTGTCCTCCTTGCCGATCATCCGAAGCTTGCAAAAGGGGGTTTCGTTCCACTCCGGGATCACTGTATTGGCGGGCCCGAACGGCTCGGGGAAGTCGGCCGTTCTGGAAGCACTGGCACTGCTGACACACTGCCGCTTCAGCAACGGCGGCCTGCCGCATGGGCTTAGTTCACTCAGCCGTGTGATCGCCGGAGGGCTGGAGGCGCGGTGGTCCACCTCGCGGGAGCCGGAGAGCCGCCTGTTCGTGTCATACCTGGGCACCTCCCCCGAGGGCTCGGATGCGCTTCTTGAAGGTATGGACGGGCCAAACCGGCTGTTTCTGCTCGATGAGCCGGAGGCTGGCCTGCACCCGGAGGCCAGCGCCCGGCAAGTGCAGTGGATGTACGAGAGGGTCGAGCAGGGCTGTCAGTTCGTAATTGCGACGCACAGCATGACCCTCGCGTCGCTGTCGCGGGCCCGGATCATTCGTTTCCGCCCGGAGAGACCCCCATAG